From Malaya genurostris strain Urasoe2022 chromosome 2, Malgen_1.1, whole genome shotgun sequence:
ATACTGTTAACATAAGCTTCAGGTTTATTCGAAACAACTTCTATCTATTGTTCTTGATATACTACATggaaagtcccgggcctctcccagaaaagacgtgaatggATGGCTCTATACCAATGTTCATGACAacatatccactagtgtttgaatgacAGCTGATCGTgacagacgagttctagttttagtcaagctatggaaaaagaccaGTTTCGTGTCGTGTCGTGCAACggtaaaattgaatgatttgcggtacgtaTCGGTCCACCATTccacgtattctccagacctggcccctagCGACTATCATCTATTTCCGAACCTGAAacggtttctccagggaaagttTTCACTACATGATACACACAAAAAATATTATTGTGCCAATAAAAACGcccgtttttctgattttgaaacAGTGGACTTTAAGAGTATGAACTATTAAAATAACAGCGATAATACTTTTGAACAACCAAGCAACACTGGATCGGTACAGTGTATATTTACATAAAAGTGACTGAATGCATTTCAGGGTCCATGTCGATTAACTTATTGTTTTAATGTGGACTGGACATGGTGATGtcgcttctcgaaaaattactgATACACTTTACACTCAATGCAAAACCACTTTAATTGATAGTTTCCACTGTCTGTAAAAGAGAACTAACAAAAACTCTCAAATATTCTCAATATCCTAGTCAAAGCGTAAAAAAATAACCCATTGATTATACAGCATAAACACTTGTTTCACAGTTAGATTTATGGGTATcatttcattttattgtatgttgacaagatttttttttcatttccaacgattcaatatattgtttctacgatttacaattgaatttattgtacacatggtgtttcaaacaatatgcaaactatacatttgattgttttccaagaaaacatgcataagaaaattttatggtttgaattgttacggtacttaacattctattgtaaaaagcatgttcgcaattaattgaatagtgtataaccaAAGAttaactcaagatagagtaaatgtccagattttcaattagttccaaagattcgccaggctgcgcgacaactggagtaacttagaagtgaaatcccgatctgaaatggtcatttgtttatgtttacatgcttgaatcccggcgcgccatacttaatttcgtgagaaaattaccaacacaaccaaacctGTCTTAcctcgccaccagtgtattttacgtcgtgggTTGCGTATCAAAAAAAGTGATACcagcaattttcaaaaaaaatgaaCCCCAGTAATTCCGAGCGTCGGACGAATCGTGCACGAAACTTCCAAataaattcgaacatcggacgAGTCGTGCACGAAGCTTAAAagtaaattcgaaaattttatggatcgtgcacgaaagcttttgattgcgttttgaACGATTATATTGTGTATCGTTAGTGCAAAAGAGTAACTAGATACCAATGCAAGAAGCACGATGACGGGGACGGGTATAACATGAGGTTCGGTTTTTAACCTCAAATTGGGGTCTCCAAACAAAACGGTCGGAGTTTTTTCTGGCTCGAAGTGGTGAACCTTAAGGTTGAAGCCTCtacaaacgaaacaaaaacgTTGCTTCCGATGTCGCGCTATCGGGATAACGACGGCTCGATAATGCGTTGTGTGGTATCTCTTAACTCTTTTGCGCTACCAATACCGTAAAACTTTTTAAAATGGAAGCTGTTGATGCAAATGATGCAGAATTGTTCGATTGCAGCACTACAATCGTGTCGATGTCGTAATAAATTAAATGGTTGTGTAGAGGACAAGACTGATAacgataacattaaaaatgcaatgtttaaactcattcataaattcatttaatgaatccacaacaaatcgtttgaaTCTATGAATTCTCGTTGTATCAGTTTTGTTGTTTGAAACCATCGAGATTGTTCTGCCTGTACATAAACTGCTTCGCGATCAACAACTCTACTCCAAAACAGTATATATGAGAGGGTACCTTTACTCATACATACTGTTAACCTTTACTCATATATACTGTTAACATAAGCTTCAGGTTTATTCGAAACAACTTCTATCTATTGTTCTTGATATACTACATggaaagtcccgggcctctcccagaaaagacgtgaatggATGGCTCTATACCAATGTTCATGACAacatatccactagtgtttgaatgacAGCTGATCGTgacagacgagttctagttttagtcaagctatggaaaaagacgagttTCGTGTCGTGTCGTGCAACggtaaaattgaatgatttgcggtacgtaTCGGTCCACCATTccacgtattctccagacctggcccctagCGACTATCATCTATTTCCGAACCTGAAacggtttctccagggaaagttTTCACTACATGATACACACAAAAAATATTATTGTGCCAATAAAAACGcccgtttttctgattttgaaacAGTGGACTTTAAGAGTATGAACTATTAAAATAACAGCGATAATACTTTTGAACAACCAAGCAACACTGGATCGGTACAGTGTATATTTACATAAAAGTGACTGAATGCATTTCAGGGTCCATGTCGATTAACTTATTGTTTTAATGTGGACTGGACATGGTGATGtcgcttctcgaaaaattactgATACACTTTACACTCAATGCAAAACCACTTTAATTGATAGTTTCCACTGTCTGTAAAAGAGAACTAACAAAAACTCTCAAATATTCTCAATATCCTAGTCAAAGCGTAAAAAAATAACCCATTGATTATACAGCATAAACACTTGTTTCACAGTTAGATTTATGGGTATcatttcattttattgtatgttgacaagatttttttttcatttccaacgattcaatatattgtttctacgatttacaattgaatttattgtacacatggtgtttcaaacaatatgcaaactatacatttgattgttttccaagaaaacatgcataagaaaattttatggtttgaattgttacggtacttaacattctattgtaaaaagcatgttcgcaattaattgaatagtgtataaccaAAGAttaactcaagatagagtagtatgcgatttcttatgtatcatttgaataggacccctcgatgagctcggttcactgtcagtttcagtcttttgaagcaaaacaacaagcgtcttaTCGTTAGATGCGTCGTatctatgacaatgattgtttatgtttggaaaaatatcaagttacagtataaacgatattgagcaatttttccttatatccagtgattcttacaataagaaagtaaaaactacttagaaccattgcctataatttatttagtttgttattgtctcatcccatgaagcattaaagtcagttgtggcaagaaataattttgtgctgaatgtaaacatatgttcgttttctttctaacttgtattgtttccatggcattccATGGAACcagtcgacgcttattaacgaagggtcaataaaatcacattattactgaaccaactggttcacgattactgacccaacatttttcaatgaatcatatgggacattgtaatcttgagtttatctttggtataacaatacattaaatatttttcaatgatcaaagaaaaattgtggaaggttttgtaacaacaaatcgtattaaaaattatgtaatgatacaaacaaactcgaaacagtttatgaaattatcaacaaaatgtctgaaaataacagcttattttataatttatagaagttaatcgtttggttcaaataatatttccgagtagatatcataattaatgacgagttacctaagatgatatttaagctataagagaatatgttttaataaattcaaaacgttgtgactatgttagaattaaattaggataagaatattatgtaaaagtgatgctacggcgaagaaaaacttatgtaaactgccttaagaaataaacgtatttatggaaaaaaaaaacaaatcgtattgtttttctacaatattttttattcgggaatACTTCTTGCATTGCCAATAATTCTGTTttttgtaagggccgctaaggTTTCAGCCCAGTTTGTGGAACTTTCTACTGGAATACATTTTATCTTTCTACTGGAATTACATTTTATCTTTTTACAACTTGACCAGAGAACGATGCAAGAGCTAATTTTGCCGATTTTATCAATAGGAGATTTGTTGGTGTGTGGAATTCTAAATGAAAACTTTgacttttattttgaattcattcCGAAGCCATGCGTGTAGATGCGGGAGCTCACGTACGAACATTTAGTACAATTTTTGTGTTACCTTGTAAAGCTCATGTTCTAAATTTGGTTCTAAATATTGTTATCGCTCATTTTTTGTGAAGAAGAAAAcgtcaaaaaaataaacattgaaaATTGTGCAAATTGATACTTGATCTCGGATTGTAAAAATCGGATTAATCGCTTTTGTAGTTCTGAGTGATcattaaaatttcgaaaaagagCTTCGGAAAAGTTTTTTTGCGTTCGCTCACGCGAATCGCAGAAAGTAGAACTGCACGGTAGTCGGAATGATTGAGTTTAGGACGAAACCACGACGTGTTGGTTCCGAGTTTAGTGcatattttattttagtttgCTTGGTTGCCCTGTTAGATCATAACTGCTGCAATGGAGAATCAACGGATATTGAATTGGATGCGAAGGCTAATAAGATGCACCAGATTGATAGCCTAAACTTGCTATTGTACACGTTTCTATTAACGTTGACCGTGCTCACCATTTGGCTCTTCAAACATCGTCGGGTTTCATGGCTTCACGAAACTGGACTAGCCGTCATTTACGGTGAGTCAGCCGTCTATAATCTTTCATTGTGTGACGAATCTGTATTGATAAATCCCCATTAGACTAAGCTGTCCAATGTTCTATAGCTATTGACATAATTGTTAatagaaaaatcaataaaaaagaTGTCATTTTGACGATTTGGTAGAGAATGTTATCGATGAATATGAAAGTGATAATTAATGAGTCCATTAGAGTACAAGTGGTAGATATATTCGATAGGAAGGATGGCATACGCAATAAAGATGGCATACGCTCGGGAAGCCTTCTTTGTGTCACTAGGATCATAGTATTAGCCATGTAATTATCCTGTATGCTTAGGAATCAAATGCGAGttctgttgaaacagatggTTAATTTCCGCATAGGAATGTAGTACCTTGACTTCGCTCTACATTGCGTCCCATGCGTAATCCGAAACATCAAATTTTGAGctgcactgagctaaattttctttttcacattatatgatattctaatgattttgcactattagcatttccaataatagttacaagatgtgttcaacatcatgtcaaatatatgagataatcttatgaaacataaaactcttcttaacgttatttttacaggatttccatataacgaatgaaatttccagtctgagtcaaatttattggcgcgtcttataaccattactagatatccgtacaacatacattgaaacaatttatgaagcgcatattatattcacttcgaatttatttagataggttcatatataccatatgactagttttataaaatttatttattcatatatatatatatatatatatatatatatatatatatatatatatatatatatatatatatatatatatatatatatatatatatatatatatatatatatatatatatatatatatatatatatatatatatctatatatatatataactttcaatggaggtcatacgaatagcagataattgaTAAGCAGATAATAGCAGAACTACTTTtcgttgaggattcaagctttactaatattccattcggtaagggagcacctcatgatatttgcgaaagagaagtgagatcccgagactgaaaataaaaaaaatgaatcttactagacagatagagtaatgaaatgtaccggatatatatttcatggtccgttaacgcatatccttgaacgaagttggatgagctgtcttgtcagcaatttaaaattacattgagatgcggaacctCCTGtagaaatggtctggagcagttgatgaatatcgaggacacaactattcacgactttcattggatttccatataaattatatgggatattttcataactttcattatgataacgtccatttagatttgacgtacacattaaataaagattataagtttccatataatttctatgaattatattctgcatatgattcatatgacaaatctaatgaatataaataagattttcatttcagtgtgcaattaaaacattattgcagataggattttttttaaaaagcagCCAATTCTGGAAGAATATCAGCATAGTAATACTGATACCGAATAAAATACTTGTCATGATTTTCATAGTTCCAAAACGATGTAGATAGTATATTTGGCTTGCAAAAAGCGTTCCTTTGGCATAATATTGATGAAACGCAATATGGATAAATTTAGAGCAGAGCTAACAATTATAATACAATTTAAATGATTTGTTATCGTGTAATCATGTAAGCCCTAAGCTATTTGTCGCACTAACAACAAGaatatttctcgtcattttactAAAGACGTCAACGCTTTAGGGTGGTTGAATGACAATGCGGTTTTACAAAGTAGTGACTGTTGTATGATTTCAATGGGGTTTTTTGATAGGTAAAATGCTATAGGAACAAGAGATGATCGATTCTTAATAATCAAAATTTGCGGAATAATTTAATTTGTAATATATTGTACAAAATAATAGCTTTGCGATTATTTTTAGGTCTCATCGTGGGGGCCATTATACGTTATGCGGGCACTACAACACCAATAACGCACGTGGTTGTGGAACCTGAGCCAGATGTCAAATACAATCAAAGCCTTCCACCAGATACACTATGGCTGACGTTTCCCGGAAAACTTCCgtatgatatcgactcaccgGTTCGCACAAATAAAAGTTATTCGTACAGTTTCCGAGGTGAAGTTGCCAAGCTAGAGGAGAATGAAATAGATTTGAAAGCGACCTTCGATCCAGAAATCTTCTTCAACATTATCTTGCCCCCGATCAtctttcatgcaggatacagtctTAAAAGGGTTAGTAAGagctttttttgtcatttttgtttctATGGTACTAATCCTAAAGTGCTCCACAGAAATATTTTTTCCGCAACCTGGGAGCTATATTAACATTCGCTATAATTGGGACGACCCTGTCTGCATTTTTAATCGGCGCGTTAATGTATGGATTCGCCCAGATGATGCCAAAGTTGAGCGCCAGTTTCACATTTCTCGATATGCTCTATTTTGGAGCACTTATCTCACCGACTGATCCACTGACAATACTAGCAATATTTAGCGATTTGAATGTCGATGTTAATCTGTATGCCTTGGTGTTTGGCGAAAGTGTTTTGAATGATGCAGTTTCGCTTGTACTTAGCGGGTAAGTGGTCCAATATATTTGTTGAGTATTATTATGATGTAATATAAAAAATTCCAATTGAAATTTGTTTCAGCGCAATTCAAAACTACGGCGAACACTACTCAAGTACCGGTGACTTTGAGGGTCATGCGTTTCTCAGATCGCTGGGAGATTTCTTTAGTGTATTTTTCTTCTCGCTTCTGATTGGAGCATCGATGGGTTGTATTACGGCACTCATGACCAAATTTACCCATATTCGTGATTTCCCATTACTTGAATCGGCACTTTTCGTACTGATGTCGTACAGTACTTTTCTAATAGCAGAAGCAGCTGAGCTGACAGGTATGTTTTGAGTTACTGTAGCTAGATTTTTCCTGTCAACAACAAGAGTTTCATCAACAGGCGTGGTTGCTGTACTATTTTGTGGTATTTGCCAAGCTCACTATACGTACAACAATCTGTCGGATGATTCACGGACTCGAACAAAACAGATTTTTGAATTGTTAAATTTCCTCGCAGAGAatttcatattctcatatatcggTGTATCGATGTTCACTTTCCCCAAGCACCATTTTGATCCTCTGTTCATTTTTACAGGTTTCGTAAGTATAGCTAAGTCATGTGAATGTCATGTCATGTCAATCAgaaatttttctttgatttcagaTATGTGCAGCTATAGGCCGAGCTGTGAATATCTATCCTCTTTCGGCATTACTTAACATTGCTAGGAAACCAAAGATTTCATGGAATTTTCAACATATGCTTTTCTTTGCTGGTTTGTACATATAAAAACATATCtataatattttatatttatcggtattttgacgtGACGCCGCCATAACTATATAAAGCGAAATATAGTGTGAACAAATGAATGaatagaaactcacagaaaggaaaaaaaacgaaaacactCATGCACGGATTGGATAGCAATGTAGGCTCGAATCCGGACTctgggatgtttttttttacacaaatttcATCGAGTTTTTAGAAGAAAACctggtttaatccacctagtggtgtaatgatgcctttctcatataaatcatactatcatttataatactgtggtattcttcaaaatagtttgcttcgattcttaaaagaataaccgaaatcggtttgtttgatcgggaccgtatgggaccgcaggacctttccatctatgagaaaggcaaaaatcgcaGTAGCTAGAGCGTCGGACGTgaacatcttttctgtgagtcattcattcattttttcattCTATTTTTCCGCTTAAATACTGCAAATATCTGATTTATatttgtttacaaaaaaaataaaacttgaaTAGTGCGTATACTCTATTCACTTTCATACATACAAACGACAAACAACGTCATCAAAACCAAATAGGCTGAGTTCGTTCCAAGTCTTTGAAAAGTTGTGATACTTCTTCTTATCTTGATAACATTGGTTACACTCTATatcatttacatctattttaggTCTTAGAGGGGCTATGTCATTTGCTCTAGCAATTAGAAATACTGTATCCGACGCACGTCAAGCTATGCTAACAACGACTTCACTAATTGTCATTGCCACCGTTATAATTCAGGGAGGTGCAGCGAATTTCCTGCTAAACTGGTTAAAAATACCGTAAGCTTGTTACACAGTTCAAAGAAATATCGTTTTtgtaataaacttttttttactgtcTAGAATCGGTGTTGATGACGAAACAGAGGCTTTACCGTATCAAGGTGTCAGAAGCGTAAGTTTGAATAATGTTTCAAGTATTTTATACCTCATGCACATAACGTTATTTGCTATGTTTATTATTAACCACTAAATTTTGTATATCTTTTCACGTTTTTTATTCTGACGCCCCTTAAATTGCACTtctgaaatcaaatatccacgCTAATTTCAATCCTAAAAGGTCTACAATTCAATGGAGAACACAACCGGGGTATGTTTTCTATGTCACCTATCGGTTATATCTTAAGGCTAATCTATTCACCAATATCCCGAACATACTAATCTCACATGGTTATAATCGCTCTAATTGTGACCGAACGAATTTTTTCTACCGAAATCCTTTGCATGACTACTACGAGTGATATGCTTTACTTTCTGCTTTTCACTTGTGCACACTTTACCTATTTCTACTAAATTTGTACGCATACCACGATGTTTAAAAGATGTTCTTCCattctattttttttgcacGCATTCTCGTTAACCCGAAAAAAATCTCGTCACCCATCATCCTTTGTGTACTGCGTctgtgttttcgaaaaaacaaaATTGCTCCAATGTTCTATTGACTATGTTATTCAGTCTCTCGACGTGGGCCTAAATTTGAGTCAGCTGCAGGTCAATAGAAGGACCAGTTCATTGGTAAGGAAAATAATTAGAAACTAGCCTTTTAAATTCATCTTATTTTTAGAATGAAGTCGATAGTAGTGTCATGTGATTAGAACCACTAGCTTATGAATTTCTTGTTTTATTTAGGTCAGCAAACTAATGCAACAGTGACGCATtttaatgtttcgttttctatgGCAACAATtgttaattttttaatattccACACTGGAGTGTTGAAAATTGCAATTTTTTGATAATTGTACTAATCATTAACCTTTATTGCGTTCACGTAAGTTTTACTAACTTGAAAAATAACTGTTCAATAACTGTTTTGCTTGTTAAGCGCAGCTCAAATAGAAGAGTGTTACGAGCAAAAATTGGTCAACTTCATCTTAACGCATTTTTTTCGACGTGCATTAAAATTGAAGCCAAAAACCTTCACGTCgttcgtttaatagttttattATCATGCCTACTGTTTCATTTTAACATTTGCATTTAAGTTGTGCAAATTGATTCTATAACATTTCCCCGAGAACTATTCTCCAGAACATAAAAAACTGAAGCTTTTTTCCCAGAAATTCATTGCCCAGAAAGCACTAATCTCCAGAAATACAAACTCTAGAAAGTAATaaaatccagaaaaaaattcccagAATATACCAAAGTCCAGAAAACCATATACCAGAAGGCATTAGTCGCTAGAATATTGCTATTGGTATAATgcagtttggcataatggttatttggcataatagttatttggcatagtgatcgtttggcataacagatcaacACGCTGCTTTGAATAGAATTTGTTCTGctattttgaaaggtctaatgcggctatgcCTCATTAGacttgggtaatccgggcaaacgtcCGCCACTAGACCGAGGTGACTGCCCTCCCGCAGTGaccggcgcttccgacggcgcactcgcggccttcggccgtttcgagctgaatcatctatgacgaacagaatattgtgttAGCATTAAATAAGATACTTATATAAAATgatagtgtgctatttactaccCTTTATGACTAGAAGATTCAAAGTAAGACGATAAGTAAATTAAACAATGTATCCAAACAATCTTTTGTTAGTACACTTACAATAGACCGAAGTACCGCAGGCATGGTGCAATACTTCGGACCTTACAAACAGGTAACAAAGTTTATGCGAAGGTCTACCAAAGTAACTCAAAATGGAAATGGGCTCCTGGGGTTATCATTGAAGCTATCGACGAAGTAAACTTTAACGTTGTTCTGAAAGACTGGTATGGGAGAAGGAAACTCATCAGATCACATGCAAATCAAATTAAGCATCGCTATAGTGAGCAAGAAGAGCaagaaaatttcgtcgatgagttTGGATTGCAATTACCCCGATTCCAGTGCCTCAAGAACCtgaaaaaaatcctgaattCATAGATGAACCGAATCCCGATGATTCAGTTCAGCCTGATTTAGGAGCTTCTGGTTCAAATCTGAACAAAACGAAACAGCCGATTGTTCAGTCAGATACTAATCAGGAACCATGTACAAGCCGAACGAAATGTATGATCAAAATGCCATCAAGACTTGAACCTTTTCTGGTATTCTGGAAATATCGAAGGAGGAATGTTGACCACTTGGAGTTACCATAGCTATAGCAACGGTAACAACAAGGTAGAAACAGGAATATATAATTTTcactttgtactttgaattggaCGAATAAAGACCCATTTTTTGGAATACGAAGATTTCCCCCCAAACTTGAAGCTAGAAAATTAGCTGTTGACGTATAAGAAAGAGGTGTCTTTAAATCGTTACGATAAGCAAcaccagagatgtccatctcctctgtgtgacgaagagcaagcaaaatttctccccttgcattgacaacttcaacgagagctcttctctttcacatatatacaccactgttgtataaagtgtgcacgcatcatgagtgcgtttgtttatttccttttacctcctccactgaatcgcacctaagtgctagagcattagctaataaattctctgaggtggatgcagatactttcacagagatgTACAcatcggtgagcactctggtgtatggtttgcgtagaagaagcgtggacacgcaaaatcagaaaaataaaacaatttatcgtaaaattttcggttttccttgcaaatttttcatagcaaggccagatctactctctattaattgaagttcacataagtgttcgctcaccatcacgcgccagtggtcacttgggtgtatttagacgagagcgcgtgagagcgattcatgcgaagagaatgtatttcactcgcgccagctgctttaaccactgcgctttcctctttgtgcgatgcttcgttttttgcatcctcgatgtggacaagaatctgacgccagcgtgtatcactctggtgaaatgccatctctgagcaacACAATTCGACCATAGTACTACCACATGAGCTGTACATAAAGATGCTAACGAAATTTGATTGTGAGGCTCAGTTTCCTAAACAGGAATATTCAACGGAAAAGGAAAAAGGTGGCAAACACATTAAGATGTTGAAGTTCGCAAAGAAATATCTCGTATGGCAGCAAAACTGTTGCTGAAGCTTAAAAGCGAAATTTGTATCGTGATCGAAACCATCGACCAGAGAATTTATGAGCAGGAGT
This genomic window contains:
- the LOC131428285 gene encoding sodium/hydrogen exchanger 6 isoform X5; translated protein: MIEFRTKPRRVGSEFSAYFILVCLVALLDHNCCNGESTDIELDAKANKMHQIDSLNLLLYTFLLTLTVLTIWLFKHRRVSWLHETGLAVIYGLIVGAIIRYAGTTTPITHVVVEPEPDVKYNQSLPPDTLWLTFPGKLPYDIDSPVRTNKSYSYSFRGEVAKLEENEIDLKATFDPEIFFNIILPPIIFHAGYSLKRKYFFRNLGAILTFAIIGTTLSAFLIGALMYGFAQMMPKLSASFTFLDMLYFGALISPTDPLTILAIFSDLNVDVNLYALVFGESVLNDAVSLVLSGAIQNYGEHYSSTGDFEGHAFLRSLGDFFSVFFFSLLIGASMGCITALMTKFTHIRDFPLLESALFVLMSYSTFLIAEAAELTGVVAVLFCGICQAHYTYNNLSDDSRTRTKQIFELLNFLAENFIFSYIGVSMFTFPKHHFDPLFIFTGFICAAIGRAVNIYPLSALLNIARKPKISWNFQHMLFFAGLRGAMSFALAIRNTVSDARQAMLTTTSLIVIATVIIQGGAANFLLNWLKIPIGVDDETEALPYQGVRSDLENQDSEGVTTPGGTRRGNEKAVLARVWGNFDTRYMKPLLTHSRPTLLETLPVCLSPIARLLTTTEQLTQEGPTRRADSDSDLCIDDDDRASRGDGTIRRNSINRLEIMDDSIHNSLHSANFASRIIQHGRRAGGKIFHF